The Devosia sp. SD17-2 genome includes a region encoding these proteins:
- the accB gene encoding acetyl-CoA carboxylase biotin carboxyl carrier protein: MTKSSQVDQDLIRAIAELLNKENLAEIEIEQEDFRVRVTRSYPVEAPTYAQPMQYMAAPQAAPAAAAPVSTIPAAAPAAKEDLASNPGTLTSPMVGTAYRSPEPGKPTFVEVGTKVSEGQTVLIIEAMKTMNQIPAHRSGTVTRILVEDAQPVEYGEPLVVIE; this comes from the coding sequence ATGACCAAGTCATCTCAGGTGGATCAGGACCTGATCCGCGCCATCGCCGAACTGCTCAACAAGGAAAACCTTGCCGAGATCGAAATCGAGCAGGAGGATTTCCGGGTCCGCGTAACGCGCTCCTATCCTGTTGAGGCTCCGACCTATGCGCAGCCGATGCAGTATATGGCAGCGCCACAGGCAGCCCCTGCCGCTGCTGCCCCGGTCTCGACGATCCCTGCAGCGGCCCCAGCCGCCAAGGAAGACCTTGCCTCCAATCCGGGCACCCTCACCTCCCCCATGGTTGGCACCGCCTACCGCTCGCCGGAGCCGGGCAAGCCGACCTTTGTGGAAGTCGGCACCAAGGTGTCCGAGGGTCAGACCGTCCTCATCATTGAGGCGATGAAGACCATGAACCAGATTCCGGCGCATCGCTCCGGCACGGTTACCCGCATCCTGGTCGAAGACGCCCAGCCGGTCGAATATGGCGAGCCGCTCGTCGTCATCGAGTAA
- the aroQ gene encoding type II 3-dehydroquinate dehydratase: MAKHVLVLNGPNLNMLGKREPGIYGAQTLADVEALCRSAAEEWGLTVDCRQSNFEGELVTWIQEGLGTADGILINPGAYSHTSVAIHDALKAVALPVAEVHISNIHQRESFRHHSYVSAVAFGVICGFGTLGYKLALHALAEKLA; this comes from the coding sequence ATGGCAAAGCACGTTCTCGTCCTCAACGGCCCGAACCTCAACATGCTCGGCAAGCGCGAGCCCGGAATCTACGGGGCGCAGACCCTGGCCGATGTGGAGGCGCTCTGTCGGAGCGCAGCCGAAGAGTGGGGCCTGACCGTCGATTGCCGCCAATCGAACTTCGAAGGTGAATTGGTGACGTGGATCCAGGAGGGACTCGGCACTGCCGATGGCATCCTGATCAATCCCGGCGCCTATTCGCATACATCGGTTGCCATTCACGATGCCCTCAAGGCAGTGGCACTACCGGTGGCTGAAGTTCACATCAGCAACATTCACCAGCGCGAGTCCTTCCGACACCATTCCTACGTGTCGGCGGTAGCGTTCGGCGTCATTTGCGGCTTTGGGACGCTTGGATATAAGCTGGCGCTCCATGCTTTGGCCGAAAAACTCGCATAA
- a CDS encoding DsbA family protein — MSRVTLVLVAALGVVGGALGYSVLNQPKPQTDTAAVRAIVDEVLAARSAQAAAVAETTTPVIADIDPAILNPMIEKFLLSDPKLLQRMSVALEDTLRVEEQSRAQTAIASMQDQIFNAPGQVVVGNPDGDVTLVEFFDYNCGYCRTAVPDLATLLAEDPNLRVILKEFPILSNESIDAARVAVLVGETDADYWQFHEALFSARGKVDKSVALAAAQEIGLSPVSLEIQMGDERVAKSIQTSYEIAQALGITGTPTYIIGNEIIPGAIGVEGLRERIANMRECGETVCS, encoded by the coding sequence ATGAGCCGCGTCACTCTCGTTCTTGTTGCAGCCCTCGGCGTCGTCGGAGGCGCACTCGGATACTCGGTGCTGAACCAGCCCAAGCCACAGACAGACACCGCGGCTGTGCGCGCCATTGTCGACGAAGTGCTGGCTGCTCGCTCGGCGCAGGCGGCGGCCGTGGCGGAAACGACTACTCCCGTCATCGCCGATATCGACCCGGCCATTCTCAATCCCATGATTGAAAAGTTCCTGCTCAGCGATCCCAAGCTCCTGCAGCGGATGTCCGTCGCGCTCGAGGACACGCTTCGGGTCGAGGAACAATCGCGGGCACAGACCGCCATCGCATCGATGCAGGACCAGATCTTCAACGCTCCTGGCCAGGTGGTGGTCGGAAATCCCGACGGCGATGTCACTCTGGTCGAGTTTTTCGACTATAACTGCGGTTATTGCCGCACGGCCGTGCCCGATCTGGCGACGCTGCTCGCAGAAGATCCCAATCTCAGGGTGATCCTGAAGGAATTCCCAATCCTCTCCAACGAGTCGATCGATGCTGCCCGCGTCGCCGTACTCGTGGGGGAAACAGACGCGGACTACTGGCAGTTTCACGAGGCCCTGTTCAGCGCCCGCGGCAAAGTCGACAAATCAGTGGCGCTCGCTGCTGCGCAGGAAATCGGGCTGAGCCCGGTCAGTCTCGAAATTCAGATGGGCGACGAGCGCGTCGCCAAGTCCATTCAGACATCGTATGAGATCGCCCAGGCGCTCGGAATCACCGGTACACCGACCTACATCATCGGAAACGAGATCATTCCCGGCGCCATCGGCGTCGAAGGCCTGCGTGAACGCATCGCAAATATGCGGGAATGCGGGGAAACAGTCTGCAGTTGA
- the aat gene encoding leucyl/phenylalanyl-tRNA--protein transferase, whose protein sequence is MAKHSDPFDLDITPELIVRAYCAGIFPMAEDAGDDDLFWVSPEERGILPLDGFRLSKSLRKSMRKAGWDIRVDTDFEAVIEGCATVGDDRNSTWINGTIRAVYGELFRQGIAHTVEVWEGDELVGGLYGLAIGAAFFGESMFHRRTDASKAAMAHLVERLNAGGFQLLDTQFLTPHLASLGGIEIPRSEYEDRLGRAIAEKADWAALDHKI, encoded by the coding sequence ATGGCCAAACACTCAGACCCCTTCGATCTCGACATCACGCCCGAACTCATCGTCCGGGCCTATTGCGCCGGCATTTTCCCCATGGCCGAAGACGCCGGGGATGACGACCTTTTCTGGGTGAGCCCGGAAGAACGTGGGATCCTGCCGCTCGATGGCTTTCGCCTGAGCAAGAGTCTGCGCAAGTCCATGCGCAAGGCGGGCTGGGATATCCGCGTCGATACCGACTTCGAAGCCGTCATCGAAGGCTGCGCCACGGTCGGCGACGATCGCAACTCCACCTGGATCAACGGAACAATCCGCGCCGTTTATGGCGAGCTTTTCCGCCAAGGCATCGCGCACACGGTTGAGGTGTGGGAGGGCGACGAGCTGGTGGGAGGCCTCTATGGCCTCGCTATCGGCGCAGCCTTCTTCGGCGAGTCGATGTTCCATCGACGGACGGACGCATCCAAGGCGGCTATGGCGCATCTGGTCGAGCGCCTTAACGCCGGCGGCTTTCAGCTTCTCGATACACAATTCCTCACGCCACACCTTGCCTCGCTGGGCGGCATTGAAATTCCCAGATCAGAATATGAAGACCGCCTTGGCCGCGCCATCGCAGAAAAGGCCGACTGGGCGGCACTGGACCACAAGATATGA
- the accC gene encoding acetyl-CoA carboxylase biotin carboxylase subunit produces MFQKVLIANRGEIALRILRACKELGIQTVAVHSTADANAMHVRLADESVCIGPNSAKDSYLNIPSILAACEITGADAVHPGYGFLSENARFAKILGEHNITFIGPSAHHIEIMGDKITAKKTAVELGIPVVPGSAGAVETEQQALKTAKDIGYPVLIKATAGGGGRGMKVAQSESELLVAWSTARSEAKAAFGNDSVYMEKYLGKPRHIEVQILGDGQGNAVHLGVRDCSLQRRHQKVWEEAGGPTISPQERDEIGEICAVAMRKLKYSGAGTIEFLYENGEFYFIEMNTRLQVEHPVTERITGIDIVYEQIRVASGEELSMSQDKVQFFGHAIEVRINAEDPQSFAPSPGTITFYHPAGGVGVRVDSAVYQGYKIPPYYDSLIGKLIVYGRTREECLKRLGRAVDEFVVDGVKTTLPLFQRLLKEPDIIAGNYDIHWLEKFLANNKA; encoded by the coding sequence GTGTTCCAGAAAGTCCTGATCGCCAATCGCGGCGAAATTGCCCTGCGCATCCTGCGCGCCTGCAAGGAACTCGGCATCCAGACCGTGGCTGTGCACTCGACGGCCGACGCCAATGCCATGCATGTGCGCCTCGCCGATGAGAGTGTGTGCATTGGCCCCAACTCGGCCAAGGACAGCTACCTGAACATCCCCTCGATCCTCGCAGCCTGTGAGATCACCGGGGCTGATGCCGTCCATCCGGGCTATGGGTTCCTGTCCGAAAATGCCCGCTTCGCCAAGATCCTTGGTGAGCACAACATCACCTTCATCGGCCCGTCTGCTCACCACATCGAGATCATGGGTGACAAGATTACTGCCAAGAAGACGGCGGTAGAGCTTGGCATTCCCGTTGTCCCGGGGTCTGCTGGCGCGGTCGAGACCGAACAGCAGGCGCTCAAGACCGCCAAGGACATCGGCTACCCCGTGCTGATCAAGGCCACGGCTGGTGGCGGTGGTCGCGGCATGAAGGTCGCGCAGTCGGAGTCCGAACTGCTGGTTGCCTGGTCAACTGCGCGTTCCGAAGCCAAGGCGGCTTTCGGCAACGACAGCGTCTATATGGAAAAATACCTCGGCAAGCCGCGCCATATCGAGGTACAGATCCTCGGCGACGGACAAGGCAATGCCGTGCACCTTGGCGTACGCGATTGCTCGCTGCAGCGTCGCCACCAGAAGGTGTGGGAAGAAGCTGGCGGGCCGACGATCAGCCCGCAGGAGCGTGACGAGATCGGCGAGATCTGCGCCGTCGCCATGCGCAAGCTGAAATACTCAGGCGCCGGCACCATCGAGTTCCTGTACGAAAACGGCGAGTTCTATTTCATCGAAATGAACACGCGCCTGCAGGTGGAGCACCCGGTCACGGAGCGCATCACCGGCATCGACATCGTCTATGAGCAGATCCGCGTCGCTTCCGGCGAAGAGCTCTCCATGTCGCAGGACAAGGTGCAGTTCTTTGGCCATGCCATCGAGGTGCGCATCAATGCCGAGGACCCGCAGAGCTTTGCGCCCTCGCCAGGCACGATCACCTTCTACCACCCTGCTGGTGGCGTTGGCGTCCGCGTCGATTCGGCTGTCTATCAGGGCTACAAGATCCCGCCCTATTACGACTCGCTGATCGGCAAGCTCATCGTCTATGGCCGCACCCGTGAAGAGTGCCTCAAGCGACTGGGCCGTGCGGTGGACGAGTTCGTCGTCGACGGCGTCAAGACCACCCTGCCCCTGTTCCAGCGCCTCCTCAAGGAGCCGGACATCATCGCGGGCAATTACGACATTCACTGGCTGGAAAAATTCCTGGCCAACAACAAGGCTTGA
- a CDS encoding aminotransferase class I/II-fold pyridoxal phosphate-dependent enzyme: MTDLAPDALMPFLAMDILKRARALEAQGRSICHLEVGEPGQPPAPRVLEAVAKALPHPQGYTNAKGTTELREGLSRYYQDQHGVSVDPELILATMGSSAGFILAFHTAFKPGARIAITRPGYPAYVNTLLGLGFAISEIPVSAENGWHLTGGDIAKAYARQPFEGLLFASPANPTGASVDRDGLADIVATCARLGITFISDEIYHGLDYRGPSVSALELTRDAIVINSFSKYYCMTGWRIGWMVLPEALIRRAEVLQQNLFISAPTLSQIAATVALGERDYAEEQKASYARNRALLTAGLRELGFDLPSAGDGAFYAYAGISRFSNDSVAFCESMLEVAGVAATPGLDFDRTAGDSFVRFSYAGKTETIELSLERMQRMLK; encoded by the coding sequence ATGACCGATCTTGCGCCAGACGCGCTGATGCCATTCCTCGCCATGGATATTTTGAAGCGCGCCCGCGCTCTGGAAGCGCAGGGGCGAAGCATCTGCCATCTCGAGGTAGGGGAGCCCGGCCAGCCACCTGCGCCGCGTGTTCTCGAGGCAGTGGCCAAGGCGCTGCCCCACCCCCAGGGCTATACCAACGCCAAGGGCACTACCGAGCTCCGCGAGGGTCTGTCGCGCTATTACCAGGATCAGCACGGCGTCTCGGTGGATCCGGAATTGATTCTTGCGACAATGGGTTCGTCGGCCGGCTTCATTCTTGCCTTTCACACTGCGTTCAAGCCAGGGGCACGTATTGCGATCACGCGGCCCGGCTATCCGGCCTATGTGAATACTCTGCTCGGCCTCGGATTTGCGATTTCGGAAATTCCGGTCTCAGCCGAAAACGGCTGGCATCTGACCGGTGGTGACATCGCCAAAGCCTACGCACGGCAGCCCTTTGAAGGCCTGCTTTTCGCCAGCCCCGCAAATCCCACGGGCGCCTCGGTCGACCGGGATGGCCTGGCAGATATTGTGGCAACCTGCGCGCGGCTGGGCATTACCTTCATCTCGGACGAAATCTATCATGGCCTCGATTATCGAGGGCCCTCTGTCAGCGCGCTCGAACTGACGCGCGATGCCATCGTCATCAACAGTTTCTCGAAATATTACTGCATGACCGGCTGGCGCATTGGCTGGATGGTGCTGCCGGAGGCGCTGATCCGGCGCGCCGAAGTCCTGCAGCAGAACCTCTTTATTTCGGCGCCAACCCTCAGCCAGATCGCCGCGACAGTGGCTCTCGGCGAGCGGGACTACGCCGAGGAGCAGAAGGCAAGCTACGCCCGGAACCGCGCACTGCTCACTGCAGGTCTGCGCGAGCTCGGGTTTGACCTTCCCTCGGCGGGCGATGGAGCATTTTACGCCTACGCCGGAATATCCAGATTTTCCAATGACTCAGTAGCTTTTTGTGAATCGATGCTGGAGGTGGCTGGTGTTGCCGCTACGCCTGGGCTCGACTTCGATCGAACCGCGGGCGACAGCTTTGTCCGGTTCTCATATGCAGGAAAGACAGAGACAATCGAATTGTCGCTGGAGAGAATGCAGCGGATGCTGAAGTAA